Within Thermococcus indicus, the genomic segment CTCACACTTTCCGTCCTCATTATGGACCCACTCAGCAACCCGCCGGTTCTGCTCCTCATGGCGGCCGGCCTGATAGTCCTGGTCGTCTTCTGGAAGTACGAGGAGAGAAGGAAGGAGAGGGGCGAGGACGTGCTCATCGATGTCGACATCTTCAAGTCGAGGGTCTTCACCGTGGCCAACCTCGTCAGCATATTCTTCCAGCTGACGCTTGCGGGTCTAATATTCACCATTCCCGTCTTCGTCCAGCAGTACCTCCACTACAACGCCATCCAGACCGGCTTCGTAATAGTGCCCCTCTCGATAATGATGTTCATCTTCTCGATGAGCGGGCAGAAGTTCGCGAAGTACCTAACACCGAAGCAGATAATCCAGCTCGGCATAGCCCTTACCTTCGTCGGCCTCTACTTCCTCCTCCGCGTCCTGAAGCCTGAAGTTACTGGCTCGGACTTCGCCCTCGGTTTGGCCCTCTACGGCACCGGCTTTGGGCTGATATTCTCCCAGATAACCAACCTCGCCATGATGGGTGCAAAGCCGGAACAGCAGGCCGATGCGTCGGGAATATTCAACGCCCAGAAGCAGTTCGGCCTGTCGCTCGGAACGGCATTCATCGGTGCACTCCTCGTCCTCGGCGTCGTACACAGCATAACCCGGCAGATTTACGAGTCGGGCCTCTTCGAGGGGAGCAAGGAGCAGATAAAGGAGGCGGTGATTCAGTGGATAATCAAGATGCAGCAGGGGGAGCTCAACATCCCGCCCGAGTACCACGACGCGGTAATCAAAATGGTGAATGCATCTTTCATAGACACGATGAAGCTCGCGGTTATCTTCATGATGGGCGTTCTCGTCATCAGCGCGCTGCTATCCTTCTTCCTGCCGAGGGGGGAGAAGGCGGGGGAAAGTTAGCGATTGCCAGCTAAGACCCAGCCGACGGGCGGATGCTCCGCGCCTCTCTTCCACTTTTCATAACCCTCATCCCACCGCTCCAGAAGTTCGGCGCGCTTTTTCTCATCCTCTATCTTTTCCACGTATTCCCGCGGGATGTAGGCTAAGTAGTGCGGCAGGCCCGGCTCGAAGGTTCCGCTTTCGATTACCCTCCCTCCGGCCTTTTCGACGAGTTCAACCAGCTTTTCCAGCGTTGGATAATGTAAATCGTCCTTTTCACCGAGCAGAGCCTCGAATATCTCTTCCCTCAGGTTGTACAGCTCAAGGTGCGCCCTCTGCCTCTCGTTGTTTGCTATAAGAAGTTTTTTAACGTTAAAGTTCAAAATTTAACATCTAAAAAGAGTGTTGAATATAAAAACTGAAGGTGATGTTAATGGTTAGGGGGAATGTATTCACTATAAGTCCTCCTCTCGGAACTGAATTTTTTGATATGCTACAGGAGCAGATTACGAATGCAAAGAAACGGATATTTCTAGGAAGCGCTTTTTTAGATAGCAACATAGTGAGTAAGTTGAAAAATTTAAAATCTCCAGATGTTCCAATGTATGTGCTTCTTAGAGATAATAACAGGCCTAATAGAAGATTATATATCCCCGCTGATGATCCAAATAATGAGTTCTATGCAATAGCAGTACCCGCGCGTATGTATCATGGAAAACTCTACGTCATTGATAATATCTTTGTAGTAGGCTCTCACAATTTACTCACGTATTCTGTGACCCAAAATGAGGGAGAATTCAGCCTGATGTTACGTGGGGATTATGAAACAGTAACAACTTTGTTGTTTAATAGCTTATATTCTATTTTTGTAAAAAATAGTAGGACATCTCTAAACTTTATTGACGATAAATTAGGTGCATTATACTATTGGGGAGAGTGTCCTTTCTGTGGAACTGAAATTCTTTCTGATCCGTTTTCTATTATAAAGTGTCCTGACATAATGTATGGTGGGTATGTAGATGAGCAAGAATGTGGAGATTACCATGCATGTAAATACTGCCCTTACAATGCAGGTGCCCCAAAGGAGCCCTATCCTCGTCACGAGATTTATCTTTGTATCGATGGGTGTGGATTTGGAGTTGATTTTACATCAAAAGAACTTGTTTTTCACCATAACATTAATGACAAAAATCTTGAAAAGACTATTTGGAAATTTATTGAATTGTTCAATGGGTTGTCTACAATTAAAAATGAAAAGATAATTGCAAAAATGTTTAGAGACCTCGGATTTTTTGGAAAGATACATACTCTTGATTCTGTTAGAGACGTTGATATTTTCTCTGAGCACTTTGTTAGTGTTACATATTTTAAGAATAGATTGTCGGACTTCCTTAGAGCATTTGTTGAATTCATTGAAGAAGATATTGAAAAAACACTAGATATAAATAAGGGGGAATAATTACAAAATCCTTAACAAAAACTTACTCCACAAACACCGCAGGCTTCAGCGGCATCGCGGCCTTCTTCTTTCCTCCCCTGTCTTCCTCCGGATTGATGATTATCTCAACTCCAAGCTCCTTCTCCATGAAGTCCTTGGCTTCCCTCAGGGCCTTCTCCTCGTTGATGCGCTTCACGTCGAAGGCTCTCTCCTTTATGAGCCTCTGTATCAGCTTGCTGACCTCCTTGCCGTGTTTCCTCATCTCTGGGTCCTTCATCAGCTCCGCCATAGCCCCCTTGAAGTCCCTCTTCTCGGCGACGACTTCCACAACGCGCCACTTCCACTCTGGAGCCGTGTAGATGTAGGCCCTCTTGGCGTCCTCTATCTTGGCAACTCTGATGATCTCCTTGATGTCTTCGATGAGGTTCTTGACGAACTCCTCCTCGGCCTCGACCGTCTCGTTCCACCACTCCGGAACCGGCTCGGGCCACTTCGCCAGGCTGACGAAGCCCTCTCCACCGAGTTTCTCCCAGAGCTCCTCGCTGATGTGCGGCGTGAACGGCGCCATCAGCCTGACCCAGACCTCTGCGAGCTTTCTCAGGACGAAGCGCTTCGCCTCGTCGTCCCTGCCTTCGGTTCTCCTCATGTACCAGCGCAGGTCGTTGAGGATGCTGTAAAACGCCCACTGCACGGCAGTCCTCGTCCTGAACTCTTCGAGGGCCTTGGTAGCTCCCTCGATGGTCCTGTTCAGCCTGTGGAGCATCCACCTGTCGATGTCCTTGAGCTCGACGCCCTCTTTAGCCTCATAGTTCGAGAACTCGCTCACCAGCTCGTAGAAGCGCTCGACCTGCCTGCGGAGCTTTCCGACCTCCTTCCTGCGCCAGTCGAAGTCGCTGTCGTGCTCGGCCAGTCCCATGATGTAGAGCCTCACCACATCGGCACCGTTCTCCTCGATTGCGTCTATGAAGTTCAGCACGTTGCCCTTGCTCTTGCTCATCTTGGTGCCCTCGAGAGTTCCGAAGCCGTTGACGGCTATGCCCCTCGGCCAGTGCTCCTTCCTGAATATCGCCGTGTGGTTGAAGATGAAGAACGTCAGGTGGTTCGGGATGAGGTCTTTCGCCGAGCAGCGCCAGTCGAGCGGGTACCAGTACTCGAACTCCTCCTTCATCTCGCGGATCGTCTCCGCTGGGATTCCGGTCTTCTCGGCCAGCTCCCTCTCCTTCTCCTCGCTGAAGTCTTCCAGGAACAGGTAGTCGAAGAACTCCCTGTCGAGCTTCTCGGGGTCGAGTTTGCCCTCCTCCCTCAGCCTGTTCATGTGCCTGCTTATCGTGTAGTAGGCCATGTAAATGGTTGAGTCGCTCAGGCTCTCGATGACCCAGTCGGGGTCCCACGGGAGCGGCGTTCCAAGGCCGACCTTCCTCGCGCAGGCCTTCTTGTCGAGCCAGTCAACTATGGCCTCGAACTGTGTGCGCCTGCTCTCCGGATAGATGGTCATGTTCGCGAGGGCCTCGCGGGCCTTCTCCTTCCACTCGGGGTTTCCGTAGTCTATGAACCACTGGTCGTGGATTATCTTGATGACCGCCTGGTTGCCGAAGCGCGAGATGACCGGCTTCTCGGCGAACTCGTACATTATCTCCGCGGTTCCCTTCTCCTGGAGCTCCTTGGCTATGAGGTCTTTGGCCTCCTGGACGGACTTGCCGGCGTAGGGCTCTATCTTGAAGACTCCCTTGTGGTACTCGGCCTTGTAG encodes:
- a CDS encoding MFS transporter, encoding MAYSKWGVLIIMSAALFIMFIDTTMMNVSISALVRDLDTTVAGVQGAITLYALVMAAFMITGAKLVDIWGTKKVFFRGLVIYTVGTLMAAFAPNLPVLLLGWSILEGIGASMMMPATVTYITKAYTGKDRAFAFGVWGGVGGAAAAFGPIIGGFFTTYITWRLGFFMEAIIAAGIFYGMKLLHDYRPEKKVELDTIGAALVGVGLFLLTLSVLIMDPLSNPPVLLLMAAGLIVLVVFWKYEERRKERGEDVLIDVDIFKSRVFTVANLVSIFFQLTLAGLIFTIPVFVQQYLHYNAIQTGFVIVPLSIMMFIFSMSGQKFAKYLTPKQIIQLGIALTFVGLYFLLRVLKPEVTGSDFALGLALYGTGFGLIFSQITNLAMMGAKPEQQADASGIFNAQKQFGLSLGTAFIGALLVLGVVHSITRQIYESGLFEGSKEQIKEAVIQWIIKMQQGELNIPPEYHDAVIKMVNASFIDTMKLAVIFMMGVLVISALLSFFLPRGEKAGES
- a CDS encoding phospholipase D-like domain-containing protein — protein: MLMVRGNVFTISPPLGTEFFDMLQEQITNAKKRIFLGSAFLDSNIVSKLKNLKSPDVPMYVLLRDNNRPNRRLYIPADDPNNEFYAIAVPARMYHGKLYVIDNIFVVGSHNLLTYSVTQNEGEFSLMLRGDYETVTTLLFNSLYSIFVKNSRTSLNFIDDKLGALYYWGECPFCGTEILSDPFSIIKCPDIMYGGYVDEQECGDYHACKYCPYNAGAPKEPYPRHEIYLCIDGCGFGVDFTSKELVFHHNINDKNLEKTIWKFIELFNGLSTIKNEKIIAKMFRDLGFFGKIHTLDSVRDVDIFSEHFVSVTYFKNRLSDFLRAFVEFIEEDIEKTLDINKGE
- the leuS gene encoding leucine--tRNA ligase: MAELNFKAIEEKWQKRWLEEKAFEPKANEKPKEKKFYITVAFPYLSGHLHVGHARTYTIPDVIARFKRMQGYNVLFPMAWHITGAPIVGIAERIKNRDPKTIHIYRDVYKVPEEVLWKFEDPREIVNYFMKAARETFIRAGFSVDWTREFHTTSLFPPFSKFIEWQFWTLKDKGLVVKGAHRVRWDPVVGTALGDHDIMEGEDVQILDYVIIKFVLEEDGEEIYMPAATLRPETVYGVTNMWLNPEATYVKVKVKRGEKVETWIISKEAAYKLSFQDREIEVLEEFKGERLIGKYVKNPVTGDEVIILPAEFVDPDNATGVVMSVPAHAPFDHVALEDLKKETEILLKYEVDPRIVEEISYISLIKLEGYGDFPAVEEAEKLGVKSQKDVEKLEEATKNIYKAEYHKGVFKIEPYAGKSVQEAKDLIAKELQEKGTAEIMYEFAEKPVISRFGNQAVIKIIHDQWFIDYGNPEWKEKAREALANMTIYPESRRTQFEAIVDWLDKKACARKVGLGTPLPWDPDWVIESLSDSTIYMAYYTISRHMNRLREEGKLDPEKLDREFFDYLFLEDFSEEKERELAEKTGIPAETIREMKEEFEYWYPLDWRCSAKDLIPNHLTFFIFNHTAIFRKEHWPRGIAVNGFGTLEGTKMSKSKGNVLNFIDAIEENGADVVRLYIMGLAEHDSDFDWRRKEVGKLRRQVERFYELVSEFSNYEAKEGVELKDIDRWMLHRLNRTIEGATKALEEFRTRTAVQWAFYSILNDLRWYMRRTEGRDDEAKRFVLRKLAEVWVRLMAPFTPHISEELWEKLGGEGFVSLAKWPEPVPEWWNETVEAEEEFVKNLIEDIKEIIRVAKIEDAKRAYIYTAPEWKWRVVEVVAEKRDFKGAMAELMKDPEMRKHGKEVSKLIQRLIKERAFDVKRINEEKALREAKDFMEKELGVEIIINPEEDRGGKKKAAMPLKPAVFVE